In a genomic window of Variovorax paradoxus:
- the crcB gene encoding fluoride efflux transporter CrcB: MLLNAVVICLAACVGALLRWGFALWLNPGGVLPWGTLAVNLIGGYLIGVAIGVFSGLPDINPAWRLMVITGFLGTLTTFSSFSAEVVGMLTAGRVGLAMGTIALHLGGSLCMTWLGLRTVQAFSA; this comes from the coding sequence ATGCTGCTGAACGCCGTCGTCATCTGCCTCGCCGCCTGTGTCGGCGCCCTCCTGCGCTGGGGCTTCGCCCTGTGGCTCAACCCCGGCGGCGTCCTGCCCTGGGGCACGCTGGCGGTGAACCTGATCGGCGGTTACCTGATCGGCGTGGCCATCGGCGTGTTCAGCGGCCTGCCGGACATCAACCCGGCCTGGCGCCTGATGGTGATCACCGGCTTCCTCGGCACCCTCACCACCTTCTCGAGCTTCTCGGCCGAAGTGGTGGGCATGCTGACCGCCGGCCGCGTCGGGCTCGCCATGGGCACCATCGCCCTGCACCTGGGCGGCTCGCTGTGCATGACCTGGCTTGGACTGCGCACCGTGCAGGCCTTCTCGGCCTGA
- a CDS encoding TRAP transporter large permease subunit, with protein MFENLWMGALLLGIMLLLLAGGVWIAMTLAIVGWVGQAFFTNTLPGKNLFSAFWESNASWELAALPLFIWMGEILFRTKLSEEMFEGLRPWLNRVPGRLMHTTILGCGVFGSVSGSSAATCATIAKVALPELKRRGYNEKLAIGSLATAGTLGILIPPSITMVVYAVAADASIIRIFLAGFLPGFLLMLLFSGYIGWWSLRNPDKVPPADPPTTFMEKIRLSGNLIPCALLIVFIVWVLVAGWATATECAAFGVLGSLAIAAWGRSLTWKNFKDGLMGATRTSCMIMFILAGAAFLTKTMAFTGIPRELAEWVDSMHLSPYALIGALVVVYLVLGTALDGISMIVLTSAVVLPMIQKAGFDLVWFGIFIVLLVEIAEVTPPVGFNLFVLQNMTGKDSNVIAKAAIPFFFCLVLCIALITLFPSIVTILPDVVMGKER; from the coding sequence ATGTTCGAAAACCTCTGGATGGGCGCCCTGCTGCTCGGGATCATGCTGCTGCTGCTCGCGGGCGGCGTCTGGATCGCGATGACGCTGGCCATCGTCGGCTGGGTCGGCCAGGCCTTCTTCACCAACACGCTGCCGGGCAAGAACCTGTTCTCTGCCTTCTGGGAAAGCAATGCGAGCTGGGAGCTCGCGGCGCTGCCGCTGTTCATCTGGATGGGCGAGATCCTCTTTCGAACCAAGCTCAGCGAGGAGATGTTCGAGGGCCTGCGCCCCTGGCTCAATCGCGTGCCGGGCCGGCTGATGCACACCACCATCCTGGGCTGCGGCGTGTTCGGCTCGGTCTCGGGCTCCTCGGCCGCGACCTGCGCCACCATCGCCAAGGTCGCGCTGCCCGAGCTCAAGCGCCGCGGCTACAACGAGAAGCTCGCGATCGGCTCGCTCGCCACGGCCGGCACGCTCGGCATCCTGATCCCGCCTTCGATCACGATGGTGGTCTATGCCGTGGCGGCCGACGCGTCGATCATCCGCATCTTCCTCGCCGGCTTCCTGCCGGGCTTCCTGCTGATGCTGCTGTTCTCGGGCTACATCGGCTGGTGGAGCCTGCGCAATCCCGACAAGGTGCCGCCGGCCGATCCGCCGACCACCTTCATGGAGAAGATCCGCCTCTCGGGCAACCTGATTCCCTGCGCGCTGCTGATCGTCTTCATCGTCTGGGTGCTGGTCGCGGGCTGGGCCACGGCCACCGAATGCGCGGCCTTCGGCGTGCTCGGTTCGCTGGCCATCGCGGCCTGGGGCCGCAGCCTGACCTGGAAGAACTTCAAGGACGGACTCATGGGTGCCACGCGCACCAGCTGCATGATCATGTTCATCCTCGCGGGCGCGGCCTTCCTCACCAAGACCATGGCCTTCACCGGCATCCCGCGCGAACTCGCCGAATGGGTCGACAGCATGCACCTGTCGCCCTACGCGCTGATCGGGGCGCTGGTCGTGGTCTACCTGGTGCTGGGCACGGCGCTCGACGGCATCTCGATGATCGTGCTGACCAGCGCGGTGGTGCTGCCGATGATCCAGAAGGCGGGCTTCGACCTCGTGTGGTTCGGCATCTTCATCGTGCTGCTGGTCGAGATCGCCGAGGTCACGCCGCCGGTGGGCTTCAACCTCTTCGTGCTGCAGAACATGACGGGCAAGGACAGCAACGTGATCGCCAAGGCGGCGATCCCGTTCTTCTTCTGCCTCGTGCTGTGCATCGCGCTGATCACGCTGTTCCCGAGCATCGTCACCATCCTGCCCGACGTCGTGATGGGCAAGGAGCGCTAG
- a CDS encoding TRAP transporter small permease: MRKFLDRLYDGAGALGAFCVFLIFVLMILAGVGRQMNWHVSGLNDVVAWLCAAAAFFAMAHAFRHGDFVRVTLLLEAVPPKTRRVLDVTCLLIAAVSVSYLTYWATSFTWESYEFAEMATGLVVIPIWIPQSTFVIGCWLLLIAMIDELVGVLRGEKPSYQRAIEERHAAGDFSSDV, from the coding sequence GTGCGCAAATTCCTGGACCGCCTCTACGACGGCGCCGGCGCGCTCGGCGCGTTCTGCGTGTTCCTGATCTTCGTGCTGATGATCCTGGCCGGCGTGGGCCGGCAGATGAACTGGCACGTGAGCGGGCTCAACGACGTGGTGGCGTGGCTCTGCGCGGCCGCGGCCTTCTTCGCGATGGCCCATGCGTTCCGCCACGGCGACTTCGTGCGCGTCACGCTGCTGCTCGAGGCCGTGCCGCCGAAGACGCGGCGCGTGCTCGACGTCACCTGCCTGCTGATCGCGGCGGTCTCGGTGTCCTATCTCACCTACTGGGCCACCAGCTTCACCTGGGAGAGCTACGAGTTCGCCGAGATGGCCACGGGCCTGGTCGTGATTCCGATCTGGATTCCGCAGTCGACCTTCGTGATCGGCTGCTGGCTGCTGCTGATCGCGATGATCGACGAGCTCGTGGGCGTGCTGCGCGGCGAGAAGCCCAGCTACCAGCGCGCCATAGAAGAACGCCACGCCGCGGGCGACTTCTCCTCCGACGTCTGA
- a CDS encoding TRAP transporter substrate-binding protein: MNHKFGLALAGLTLGAAAFAQTKWDLPTAYPATNYHTENITQFAKDVDAATGGKLKVTVHANASLFKAPEIKRAVQSGQAQAGEILLANFANENPIYALDGVPFLATTYPEAKKLYEASKPAMEKLLAAQGIKVLFVVPWAPQGIYSKKEVSSVADLRGIKWRAYSPATAKIAELIGAQPVQIQQAELSAAMATGVIESYMSSGSTGYDTKTFEHIKNFYDTQAWIPKNAILVNAKAFDALDATTKAAVTKAAADAEARGWKVAIEKNDEYKRLLAERGMKIHKPSAKLDADMRQVGGIMQADWLKAAGPDGQAIVDAYKKK; encoded by the coding sequence ATGAATCACAAGTTCGGCCTGGCCCTCGCAGGCCTCACCCTCGGCGCCGCGGCCTTCGCGCAAACCAAGTGGGATCTGCCCACGGCCTACCCGGCCACCAACTACCACACCGAGAACATCACGCAGTTCGCGAAGGACGTGGATGCGGCCACCGGCGGCAAGCTCAAGGTCACCGTGCATGCGAACGCCTCGCTGTTCAAGGCGCCCGAGATCAAGCGCGCGGTGCAAAGCGGCCAGGCGCAGGCCGGCGAGATCCTGCTGGCCAACTTCGCCAACGAGAACCCGATCTATGCGCTCGACGGTGTGCCCTTCCTCGCCACCACCTACCCCGAGGCGAAGAAGCTCTATGAAGCCTCCAAGCCCGCGATGGAGAAGCTGCTGGCCGCGCAGGGCATCAAGGTGCTGTTCGTGGTGCCGTGGGCGCCGCAGGGCATCTATTCGAAGAAGGAAGTGAGCTCGGTGGCCGACCTGCGCGGCATCAAGTGGCGCGCCTACAGCCCGGCCACCGCCAAGATCGCCGAACTGATCGGCGCGCAGCCGGTGCAGATCCAGCAGGCCGAGCTCAGCGCCGCCATGGCCACCGGCGTGATCGAAAGCTACATGAGCTCGGGCTCGACCGGCTACGACACCAAGACCTTCGAGCACATCAAGAACTTCTACGACACGCAGGCCTGGATCCCGAAGAACGCGATCCTCGTCAATGCCAAGGCCTTCGACGCGCTCGACGCCACCACCAAGGCCGCCGTCACCAAGGCCGCGGCCGATGCGGAAGCCCGCGGCTGGAAGGTCGCGATCGAGAAGAACGACGAGTACAAGCGCCTGCTCGCCGAGCGCGGCATGAAGATCCACAAGCCCTCGGCCAAGCTCGATGCCGACATGCGCCAGGTCGGCGGCATCATGCAGGCCGACTGGCTCAAGGCGGCCGGGCCCGACGGTCAAGCCATCGTCGACGCGTACAAGAAAAAGTAG
- a CDS encoding helix-hairpin-helix domain-containing protein, which yields MFKKIVATAALLFAAASFAAVDVNKGSEADLDGLKGVGPALSKRILDARKQGEFKDWADLMQRVKGVKEKAAAKLSAEGLTVNGKAYAGGDAPAAAPKAGKPAKVAAKE from the coding sequence ATGTTCAAGAAAATCGTGGCCACGGCCGCCCTGCTGTTCGCTGCCGCATCGTTCGCGGCGGTCGATGTCAACAAGGGCAGCGAAGCCGATCTCGACGGGTTGAAGGGCGTGGGACCCGCGCTTTCCAAACGCATCCTCGACGCGCGCAAGCAGGGCGAGTTCAAGGACTGGGCCGATCTCATGCAGCGCGTGAAGGGCGTGAAGGAGAAGGCCGCGGCCAAGCTCTCGGCCGAAGGGCTGACGGTCAACGGCAAGGCCTACGCGGGCGGCGACGCACCGGCCGCCGCGCCCAAGGCCGGCAAGCCCGCGAAGGTCGCGGCCAAGGAATGA
- the lapB gene encoding lipopolysaccharide assembly protein LapB yields the protein MDFDPSWLLISLPVAFVLGWLASRFDIRQLKLENRQAPKAYFRGLNFLLNEQQDQAIDAFIEAVQNDPDTQELHFALGNLFRRRGEYQRAVRVHEHLLGRGDLSRSDRERAQHALAQDFLRAGLLDRAEAALQKLESTRYENEARLALLAIYERSREWSQAADVARKLDESDQASYGTRRAHHLCEQAAEQVGMGDLAAARRLLEQAVAQAPQAPRPAIDTATLQLRSGEAGAAFDTLVALSDTAPLALPLYAAALQQAAVAAHREPEALALLQRRYAESPSIDVLEALIALGGAPAGTTPEAEGEAPVPRDGYIAHLAHQPSLVAASRWLAGERFEHEQFHPQVQRALDQATRPLMRYRCAACGFEAHQYFWHCPGCQAWDSYPPRRVEEL from the coding sequence ATGGACTTTGATCCCAGCTGGTTGCTGATCAGCCTGCCCGTCGCCTTCGTCCTCGGCTGGCTGGCCTCCCGCTTCGACATCCGCCAGCTCAAGCTCGAGAACCGCCAGGCCCCCAAGGCCTACTTCCGCGGGCTCAACTTCCTGCTCAACGAGCAGCAGGACCAGGCCATCGACGCCTTCATCGAGGCGGTGCAGAACGACCCCGACACGCAGGAGCTGCACTTCGCGCTCGGCAACCTGTTCCGCCGCCGCGGCGAATACCAGCGCGCGGTGCGCGTGCACGAGCACCTGCTCGGCCGCGGCGACCTGAGCCGCAGCGACCGCGAGCGTGCCCAGCATGCGCTGGCGCAGGACTTCCTGCGCGCCGGCCTGCTCGACCGCGCCGAGGCCGCGCTGCAGAAGCTCGAGAGCACGCGCTACGAGAACGAGGCGCGGCTCGCGCTGCTGGCCATCTACGAGCGCTCGCGCGAATGGAGCCAGGCCGCCGACGTGGCGCGCAAGCTCGACGAATCCGACCAGGCCAGCTACGGCACGCGCCGCGCGCACCACCTGTGCGAGCAGGCCGCCGAACAGGTCGGCATGGGCGACCTCGCGGCCGCGCGCCGCCTGCTCGAACAGGCCGTGGCCCAGGCGCCGCAGGCGCCGCGCCCGGCGATCGACACCGCGACCCTGCAACTGCGCAGCGGCGAAGCCGGCGCCGCCTTCGACACCCTGGTGGCGCTGAGCGACACCGCGCCGCTCGCGCTGCCGCTGTATGCCGCCGCGCTGCAGCAGGCGGCCGTGGCCGCCCACCGCGAACCCGAGGCGCTCGCGCTGCTGCAGCGCCGCTATGCCGAATCGCCGTCGATCGACGTGCTCGAAGCACTGATCGCGCTCGGCGGCGCGCCCGCCGGCACCACGCCCGAGGCCGAGGGCGAAGCACCCGTGCCACGCGACGGCTACATCGCGCACCTCGCGCACCAGCCCTCGCTGGTCGCGGCCTCGCGCTGGCTCGCGGGCGAACGCTTCGAGCACGAGCAGTTCCATCCGCAGGTGCAGCGCGCGCTCGACCAGGCCACGCGGCCGCTGATGCGCTACCGCTGCGCGGCCTGCGGCTTCGAGGCGCACCAGTACTTCTGGCACTGCCCCGGCTGCCAGGCCTGGGACAGCTATCCACCGCGCCGCGTCGAAGAGCTCTGA
- a CDS encoding LapA family protein — MKYLLWLLKAAIFFTLFAFALNNQHDATVYFFFGTYWRAPLVLVVLAAFAGGLVVGALGMLPGWWKHRSAAAQLPAVSAGNAAASSAPAAAPAATPAPTIAATDLPAVRQHGL; from the coding sequence ATGAAATACCTCCTGTGGCTGCTCAAGGCAGCCATTTTTTTTACGCTCTTCGCCTTCGCGCTGAACAACCAGCACGACGCGACCGTCTATTTCTTCTTCGGCACCTACTGGCGCGCGCCGCTGGTGCTGGTCGTGCTGGCCGCCTTCGCGGGCGGCCTCGTGGTGGGCGCGCTCGGCATGCTGCCGGGCTGGTGGAAGCACCGCAGCGCCGCGGCCCAGCTGCCGGCCGTCTCCGCGGGCAATGCCGCCGCCTCCTCCGCCCCGGCCGCCGCGCCGGCGGCAACCCCGGCGCCGACCATCGCCGCCACCGACCTTCCCGCCGTACGCCAACATGGACTTTGA
- a CDS encoding integration host factor subunit beta, translated as MTRSDLVEELAARFAQLTHRDAEYAVKTILDAMSDALVRGHRIEIRGFGSFSVNRRPPRIGRNPRSGESVQIPEKRVPHFKPGKALREAVDARSAELGIKTTPKA; from the coding sequence ATGACCCGCTCTGACCTCGTCGAAGAACTCGCAGCGCGCTTTGCGCAACTCACCCACCGGGATGCCGAATACGCCGTCAAGACCATCCTCGACGCGATGAGCGATGCCCTGGTGCGCGGGCACCGGATCGAGATCCGCGGCTTCGGCAGCTTCTCGGTCAACCGGCGTCCGCCGCGCATCGGCCGCAACCCGCGCTCGGGCGAGAGCGTGCAGATTCCCGAGAAGCGCGTGCCGCACTTCAAGCCCGGCAAGGCCTTGCGCGAGGCGGTCGACGCCCGCAGCGCCGAACTCGGCATCAAGACGACGCCGAAGGCCTGA
- the rpsA gene encoding 30S ribosomal protein S1, translating to MSESFADLFEESLKRSEMRTGEVITAEVVRVEHNHVVVNAGLKSEAYVPIEEFKNDKGELEVQAGDFVSVAIGSVENGYGDTILSRDTAKRLASWLALEKALESGDFVTGTTSGKVKGGLTVLVNGIRAFLPGSLIDTRPIKDLTPYENKTLEFKVIKLDRKRNNVVLSRRAVVEASMGEERAKLMETLKEGAVVRGVVKNITEYGAFVDLGGIDGLLHITDMAWRRVRHPSEVVQAGQEITAKILKFDTEKNRVSLGLKQMGDDPWMGVSRRYPQSTRLFGKVTNIADYGAFVELEPGIEGLVHVSEMDWTNKNIAPNKIVSLGDEVEVMVLEIDEDKRRISLGMKQCKANPWQEFAQNTKRGDRVKGPIKSITDFGVFVGLAAGIDGLVHLSDLSWNEAGETAVRNYKKGQEVEAIVLAVDVDRERISLGIKQLDSDPFTTFTTVNDKGQIVTGKVKTVDARGAEIDLGEDIIGYLRASEISRDRVEDARNVLKEGDEVTAIVVNVDRKTRNIQLSIKQKDMVDEQGAMASLSQQSARENAGTTSLGALLRAKLDNSDK from the coding sequence ATGTCTGAATCTTTTGCCGACTTATTCGAAGAGTCCCTGAAGCGTTCCGAAATGCGCACCGGCGAGGTCATCACGGCCGAAGTCGTGCGTGTCGAACACAACCACGTCGTCGTCAACGCCGGTCTGAAGTCCGAAGCGTATGTGCCGATCGAAGAGTTCAAGAACGACAAGGGCGAGCTCGAAGTCCAGGCCGGCGATTTCGTTTCCGTTGCCATCGGCAGCGTTGAAAACGGCTACGGCGACACCATCCTCTCGCGCGACACCGCCAAGCGTCTCGCTTCGTGGCTGGCCCTCGAGAAGGCGCTGGAATCGGGCGACTTCGTCACCGGCACCACCAGCGGCAAGGTCAAGGGCGGCCTCACGGTGCTCGTCAACGGCATCCGCGCGTTCCTGCCGGGCTCGCTGATCGACACGCGTCCGATCAAGGACCTGACCCCGTACGAGAACAAGACCCTCGAATTCAAGGTCATCAAGCTCGACCGCAAGCGCAACAACGTCGTGCTGTCGCGCCGTGCCGTGGTCGAAGCCAGCATGGGCGAAGAACGCGCCAAGCTGATGGAAACCCTGAAGGAAGGCGCTGTTGTCCGCGGCGTGGTCAAGAACATCACCGAATACGGTGCGTTCGTGGACCTCGGCGGCATCGACGGCCTGCTGCACATCACCGACATGGCATGGCGCCGCGTCCGCCACCCGAGCGAAGTCGTTCAGGCCGGCCAGGAAATCACCGCCAAGATCCTCAAGTTCGACACCGAGAAGAACCGTGTCTCGCTGGGTCTGAAGCAAATGGGCGACGACCCGTGGATGGGCGTTTCGCGCCGCTACCCGCAATCGACCCGCCTGTTCGGCAAGGTCACGAACATTGCCGACTACGGCGCGTTCGTCGAGCTCGAACCCGGCATCGAAGGCCTGGTGCACGTCTCGGAAATGGACTGGACCAACAAGAACATCGCTCCGAACAAGATCGTCTCGCTGGGCGACGAAGTCGAAGTCATGGTCCTCGAGATCGACGAAGACAAGCGCCGCATCAGCCTGGGCATGAAGCAGTGCAAGGCCAACCCGTGGCAAGAGTTCGCTCAGAACACGAAGCGTGGCGACCGCGTCAAGGGCCCGATCAAGTCGATCACCGACTTCGGCGTGTTCGTGGGTCTGGCTGCCGGCATCGACGGCCTGGTTCACCTCTCGGACCTCTCGTGGAACGAAGCCGGCGAGACCGCCGTTCGCAACTACAAGAAGGGCCAGGAAGTCGAAGCGATCGTGCTGGCCGTCGACGTGGACCGCGAGCGCATCTCGCTGGGCATCAAGCAGCTCGACAGCGACCCGTTCACCACCTTCACCACGGTCAACGACAAGGGCCAGATCGTGACCGGCAAGGTCAAGACGGTCGACGCCCGCGGCGCCGAGATCGACCTGGGTGAGGACATCATCGGCTACCTCCGTGCTTCGGAAATCTCGCGCGACCGCGTCGAAGATGCCCGCAACGTGCTGAAGGAAGGCGACGAAGTCACGGCCATCGTCGTGAACGTGGATCGCAAGACCCGCAACATCCAGCTGTCGATCAAGCAGAAGGACATGGTCGACGAGCAAGGCGCCATGGCCAGCCTGAGCCAGCAGTCGGCACGCGAGAACGCGGGCACGACGAGCCTGGGCGCCCTGCTGCGCGCCAAGCTGGACAACAGCGACAAGTAA
- a CDS encoding bifunctional 3-phosphoshikimate 1-carboxyvinyltransferase/cytidylate kinase has protein sequence MYASAFLDLPALTGASGTVQLPGSKSISNRVLLLAALASGTTTLHDVLDSDDTRVMLNALRALGCGVEPAGTLVRITGIGGREIGNTELLSLFLGNAGTAMRPLTAALSLLGGEFELRGVPRMHERPIGDLVDALTQLGCRIDYLGNPGYPPLRIHPVPHGELVLDAPIRVRGDVSSQFLTALLLALPLAAASDITIEVVGELISKPYIEITLNLLARFGIAVRRDGWERFTIPAGSSYRSPGDIHVEADASSASYFIALGAIATAASGPDGIRIEGVGADSIQGDIRFVDAARQMGAEVDSGPNWLAVRRGAWPLKAIDLDANHIPDAAMTLAVMALYADGPSTLRNIASWRVKETDRIDAMANELRKLGATVEAGPDFIRVHPLAPAGWRPASIRTYDDHRVAMCFSLAAFNPARVPVRILEPHCVAKTFPDYFETLFSVSTAADIPVISIDGPTASGKGTLASEVARLLGYHYLDSGSLYRVTGLAMRRAGLSADAAHEARIASLAAALPLQFVEGKVLLDGEDVSELIRSEAAGMDASRVSTLPAVREALLGLQQRFRRLPGLVADGRDMGTVIFPDAALKVFLTASAAQRAERRHKQLISKGISTTLDSLRSDLEARDARDSSRSVAPLKPAQDARHLDNSQLSIEQSIDTVLDWWQQVQPFKSA, from the coding sequence ATGTACGCCTCGGCCTTCCTCGATCTCCCCGCGCTGACCGGCGCCTCGGGCACGGTGCAGCTGCCCGGCTCCAAGAGCATCTCGAACCGCGTGCTGCTGCTGGCCGCGCTCGCGAGCGGCACCACCACCCTGCACGACGTGCTCGATTCCGACGACACCCGCGTCATGCTCAATGCGCTGCGCGCGCTGGGCTGCGGCGTCGAGCCGGCCGGCACGCTGGTGCGCATCACCGGCATCGGCGGCCGGGAGATCGGCAACACCGAGCTGCTGTCGCTGTTCCTCGGCAATGCCGGCACCGCGATGCGGCCGCTGACGGCGGCGCTGTCGCTGCTGGGCGGCGAGTTCGAACTGCGCGGCGTGCCGCGCATGCACGAGCGCCCGATCGGCGACCTGGTCGACGCCCTCACCCAGCTGGGCTGCCGCATCGACTACCTCGGCAACCCCGGCTATCCGCCGCTGCGCATCCACCCGGTGCCGCACGGCGAGCTGGTGCTCGACGCCCCGATCCGCGTGCGCGGCGACGTCTCGAGCCAGTTCCTGACCGCCCTGCTGCTCGCGCTGCCCCTCGCAGCGGCAAGCGACATCACGATCGAGGTGGTCGGCGAGCTGATCTCCAAGCCCTACATCGAGATCACGCTGAACCTGCTGGCGCGCTTCGGCATCGCGGTGCGGCGCGACGGCTGGGAGCGCTTCACGATTCCCGCCGGCAGCAGCTACCGCTCGCCGGGCGACATCCATGTCGAGGCCGACGCCTCGTCGGCCAGCTATTTCATCGCGCTGGGCGCCATCGCGACGGCCGCGTCCGGGCCCGACGGCATCCGGATCGAGGGCGTGGGCGCCGACTCGATCCAGGGCGACATCCGCTTCGTCGACGCCGCGCGCCAGATGGGCGCCGAGGTCGACAGCGGCCCGAACTGGCTCGCGGTGCGCCGCGGCGCCTGGCCGCTCAAGGCCATCGACCTCGACGCCAACCACATTCCCGACGCGGCGATGACCTTGGCCGTGATGGCGCTCTACGCCGACGGCCCCAGCACCCTGCGCAACATCGCGAGCTGGCGCGTCAAGGAAACCGATCGCATCGACGCCATGGCCAACGAGCTGCGCAAGCTCGGCGCCACGGTCGAGGCCGGGCCCGACTTCATCCGCGTGCATCCGCTGGCGCCGGCCGGCTGGCGACCCGCGAGCATCCGCACCTACGACGACCACCGGGTCGCCATGTGCTTCTCGCTCGCCGCCTTCAACCCGGCGCGGGTGCCGGTGCGCATCCTCGAGCCGCACTGCGTCGCCAAGACCTTCCCCGACTACTTCGAGACCCTGTTCTCGGTCTCCACGGCCGCCGACATCCCGGTGATCAGCATCGACGGGCCGACCGCCTCGGGCAAGGGCACCCTGGCCTCCGAAGTGGCGCGCCTGCTGGGCTACCACTACCTCGACTCGGGCTCGCTCTACCGCGTGACCGGCCTCGCCATGCGCCGCGCAGGCCTGAGCGCCGATGCCGCGCACGAGGCACGGATCGCCTCCCTGGCCGCCGCCCTGCCGCTGCAGTTCGTCGAGGGCAAGGTACTGCTGGATGGCGAGGACGTCAGCGAGCTGATCCGCTCCGAGGCCGCCGGCATGGACGCCTCGCGCGTCTCCACGCTGCCGGCCGTGCGCGAGGCCCTGCTGGGCCTGCAGCAGCGCTTTCGCCGGCTGCCGGGCCTGGTGGCCGACGGCCGCGACATGGGCACGGTGATCTTCCCCGACGCCGCGCTCAAGGTGTTCCTGACCGCGAGCGCCGCCCAGCGTGCCGAACGGCGCCATAAGCAGTTGATTTCAAAGGGTATTTCGACTACACTCGACAGTCTTCGCTCCGACCTGGAGGCGCGCGACGCCAGGGACTCGTCCCGCAGCGTCGCCCCCTTGAAGCCGGCGCAGGACGCGCGCCACCTCGACAACTCCCAGCTCTCGATCGAGCAATCGATCGACACGGTGTTGGACTGGTGGCAACAAGTGCAGCCTTTCAAGTCCGCTTGA
- a CDS encoding prephenate dehydrogenase/arogenate dehydrogenase family protein: MFEQLGLIGCGLMGGSFALALKRARLVKRVVGYSKSPSTTEKARQLGVIDVAAPSALLAVSGADIVLLAVPVAASEATFKAIRHGIGSDALVMDVGSTKGDVIEAARRGLQGQLGNFVPAHPIAGKEVSGIEHAEASLFTGRHVVLTPIKSTLRSNVQRASQVWSGIGANVLTMTHEEHDGAFAAVSHLPHLLAFAYVNGLAGQPQGDRFLGLAGPGFRDFSRIAASDPVMWRDVLLANREQVLAQSRAFRAALLEMENAMAGGESQALEQSIERARRVRAAWQPGASSSPDSQQDA; the protein is encoded by the coding sequence ATGTTCGAGCAACTGGGATTGATCGGCTGCGGCCTGATGGGCGGCTCCTTCGCGCTGGCGCTGAAACGCGCCAGGCTGGTGAAACGGGTGGTGGGCTACAGCAAGTCGCCCTCCACCACCGAGAAGGCCAGGCAGCTCGGCGTGATCGACGTCGCCGCGCCCTCGGCGCTGCTGGCGGTGTCGGGCGCCGACATCGTGCTGCTGGCCGTGCCGGTGGCGGCCTCGGAAGCCACCTTCAAGGCGATCCGCCACGGCATCGGCAGCGACGCGCTGGTGATGGACGTCGGCTCGACCAAGGGCGACGTGATCGAGGCCGCGCGCCGCGGCCTGCAGGGGCAGCTCGGCAACTTCGTGCCGGCGCACCCGATCGCGGGCAAGGAGGTCTCGGGCATCGAACATGCCGAGGCCTCGCTGTTCACCGGGCGCCACGTGGTGCTCACCCCGATCAAGTCGACGCTGCGCTCCAACGTGCAGCGTGCCTCGCAGGTCTGGAGCGGCATCGGCGCGAACGTGCTCACCATGACCCACGAGGAGCACGACGGCGCCTTCGCCGCCGTGAGCCACCTGCCGCACCTGCTGGCCTTCGCCTACGTCAACGGCCTCGCCGGCCAGCCGCAGGGCGATCGCTTCCTGGGCCTGGCGGGTCCGGGCTTTCGCGATTTCTCGCGCATCGCCGCGAGCGATCCCGTGATGTGGCGCGACGTGCTGCTGGCCAACCGCGAGCAGGTGCTGGCGCAGTCGCGCGCCTTCCGCGCCGCGCTGCTCGAGATGGAGAACGCCATGGCCGGGGGCGAGTCGCAGGCCCTGGAGCAATCGATCGAGCGCGCCCGCCGCGTGCGGGCCGCCTGGCAGCCCGGCGCCTCGTCGTCGCCCGATTCGCAGCAGGACGCTTGA